From a region of the Helianthus annuus cultivar XRQ/B chromosome 5, HanXRQr2.0-SUNRISE, whole genome shotgun sequence genome:
- the LOC110939645 gene encoding scopoletin 8-hydroxylase, with protein MQEIKTEEIITLHLIFSSQMASTFTYNDENSLFNFVVKEGNGVKGLVDSGLTEVPDRYIQPPQHRINKLHIAESLKDMTIDLSELDGPNHDQVAKAITHAAETLGFFQVVNHGVPLELLESLKVVAHKFFAQPAEKKAVYLKGVSPSPMVKYGTSFVPEKEKALEWKDYVSMTYTNDGDAHNFWPNECKEVALEYIKTSTEMVKKLLQTLIGNLGVKADDSRLDELVGLKMVNMNFYPTCPNPEVTVGVGRHSDMGTLTVLLQDGIGGLYVKKGESASKEDEEWIEIPPIDGALVINVGDTLQILSNGRYKSAEHRVRTTSTESRVSVPIFNTPLPVVKIGPFPELVARDGVARYREVMFGEYMNNFFSNSHDGKKSLDFASA; from the exons atgCAAGAGATCAAGACTGAGGAGATCATTACATTACATTTAATTTTCAGTTCTCAAATGGCTTCAACCTTCACCTACAATGATGAGAACTCACTCTTCAACTTTGTCGTGAAAGAAGGCAATGGTGTCAAAGGTCTGGTGGACTCGGGCCTAACCGAGGTACCGGATCGATACATCCAACCACCCCAGCACCGAATCAACAAGCTACACATAGCCGAGTCACTCAAAGACATGACCATCGATCTATCTGAGCTCGATGGTCCCAACCATGACCAAGTGGCCAAGGCCATCACCCATGCTGCTGAAACTCTTGGGTTCTTCCAGGTGGTGAACCATGGTGTGCCGCTAGAGCTACTTGAGTCGCTTAAAGTTGTGGCCCACAAGTTTTTCGCTCAACCCGCTGAAAAGAAGGCTGTGTATCTCAAGGGGGTTAGCCCTAGTCCCATGGTTAAGTATGGGACTAGCTTTGTTCCTGAGAAAGAAAAGGCTTTGGAGTGGAAAGATTATGTTAGCATGACATACACAAATGATGGTGATGCTCATAACTTTTGGCCTAATGAATGCAA GGAAGTTGCGCTCGAGTACATCAAGACATCAACCGAGATGGTGAAAAAGCTATTGCAAACACTCATCGGGAACCTTGGAGTAAAAGCCGACGACTCAAGACTAGATGAACTTGTTGGTTTAAAGATGGTCAACATGAACTTCTACCCGACTTGTCCAAATCCCGAGGTGACTGTTGGCGTGGGTCGTCACTCGGATATGGGCACGCTAACCGTGCTCCTACAAGATGGCATTGGTGGATTATATGTGAAGAAAGGTGAAAGTGCATCAAAAGAAGATGAAGAGTGGATTGAGATTCCACCTATTGATGGTGCTTTGGTCATCAATGTTGGTGATACACTGCAG ATTTTAAGCAATGGGAGGTACAAAAGTGCAGAACACAGAGTGCGAACCACGAGCACTGAGTCAAGGGTCTCGGTCCCAATATTCAATACCCCGTTGCCTGTGGTGAAAATTGGACCATTTCCTGAGCTGGTGGCTCGTGACGGGGTGGCTCGATATAGAGAAGTTATGTTTGGAGAGTACATGAACAATTTCTTTTCAAACTCTCATGATGGAAAGAAGTCCCTTGATTTTGCTTCTGCTTGA